A DNA window from uncultured Methanoregula sp. contains the following coding sequences:
- a CDS encoding 50S ribosomal protein L37ae, with protein sequence MAKSSTHKAKGKVTGSAGRFGCRYGRFVRKRVCDIEKISGALHRCPKCDMESVARKGTGIWECRKCGYKFAGGTYQPVTPTMKIAQRAIDRTTEQIRK encoded by the coding sequence ATGGCAAAATCATCAACTCATAAGGCAAAGGGAAAAGTCACCGGCAGTGCAGGACGTTTCGGCTGCCGGTACGGACGTTTTGTGCGCAAGCGAGTGTGTGATATCGAGAAGATCTCCGGGGCGCTCCACCGCTGCCCCAAGTGCGACATGGAATCGGTTGCACGCAAGGGAACCGGTATCTGGGAATGCCGCAAGTGCGGATACAAGTTCGCCGGCGGCACGTACCAGCCGGTTACGCCGACGATGAAGATCGCGCAGCGCGCGATTGACCGCACGACTGAGCAGATCAGGAAATAA
- a CDS encoding DNA-directed RNA polymerase subunit P, with protein sequence MASTYKCARCKQKVEIDVNVRCPYCGHRILFKERGAAIKELKAR encoded by the coding sequence ATGGCAAGCACATACAAATGCGCACGGTGCAAACAGAAGGTTGAGATCGACGTCAATGTGCGGTGTCCCTACTGCGGCCACCGGATTCTCTTCAAAGAGCGCGGCGCGGCGATCAAGGAACTGAAAGCCCGCTAA
- a CDS encoding KEOPS complex subunit Pcc1 — protein MPRHEAVFRFTTPIAEQILRSLEPELADEVNPRSRISCRLEGRDTLVLTVDADDTPSLRAALNMYLRLVNVADEMQQLGSGAGPAENSRPRE, from the coding sequence ATGCCGCGCCATGAAGCTGTCTTCCGGTTCACAACGCCGATTGCAGAGCAAATTCTCCGGTCGCTTGAGCCCGAGCTTGCCGATGAGGTGAATCCCCGGTCCCGGATCTCCTGCCGGCTGGAGGGCAGGGACACGCTTGTCCTTACCGTGGATGCTGATGACACGCCCTCGCTCCGGGCAGCCCTCAATATGTACCTGCGACTCGTGAATGTTGCCGACGAGATGCAGCAGCTGGGATCCGGCGCAGGGCCTGCGGAGAATTCCCGCCCGCGGGAATAA
- a CDS encoding prefoldin subunit beta codes for MNNISPKMQNQLAMLQQIQQQLQTILQQKAQYEMAVREAKRAEEEISESAEDAVMYMTVGTVMMQKKKEVVKAKLTEKVETLELRIKSLEKQEKMLQGKFEQMQAQLKAAIEGKGAPSAA; via the coding sequence ATGAACAACATTTCACCCAAGATGCAGAACCAGCTTGCCATGCTCCAGCAGATCCAGCAGCAGCTCCAGACCATCCTCCAGCAGAAGGCCCAGTACGAGATGGCTGTCCGCGAAGCCAAGAGGGCAGAAGAAGAGATCAGCGAATCTGCCGAGGATGCAGTCATGTACATGACTGTCGGAACGGTCATGATGCAGAAGAAAAAAGAGGTTGTGAAAGCGAAACTGACCGAGAAGGTCGAGACCCTCGAACTCCGGATCAAGTCCCTTGAGAAGCAGGAGAAGATGCTCCAGGGCAAGTTCGAGCAGATGCAGGCCCAGCTCAAGGCTGCAATCGAGGGCAAGGGCGCCCCGTCTGCAGCATAA
- a CDS encoding HD domain-containing protein, with protein sequence MDALADFLTIDPAHRLLVIKTAADHASRAHKGQLRKDRRTPYITHPARVAGLVGTFNGSHVAIIAAWLHDVYEDCSPDWILRTDKLVDSLPLPVGERQDIAAIVRALTKKNTIRGKSARLSDSLDRILDAPPEATLVKLCDRIDNLLDSADRNGGFTKRYLVSTDEVINTLSVRASLYGYDTALDILMQIRNSNLKKL encoded by the coding sequence ATGGATGCGCTGGCAGATTTCCTGACGATCGATCCTGCCCACCGGCTCCTGGTCATCAAGACTGCCGCGGATCACGCTTCCCGCGCCCACAAGGGGCAGCTGCGCAAAGACCGGAGAACCCCGTATATCACCCACCCGGCCCGGGTGGCCGGGCTTGTCGGGACCTTCAACGGGTCGCACGTGGCCATCATCGCTGCCTGGCTCCACGATGTGTACGAGGACTGTTCCCCGGACTGGATCCTGAGAACCGACAAACTCGTTGATTCCCTCCCGCTCCCGGTCGGGGAACGGCAGGATATCGCTGCAATCGTCCGTGCCCTGACAAAGAAGAATACGATTCGCGGGAAATCAGCACGGCTCTCCGACAGCCTTGACCGGATTCTCGATGCTCCCCCGGAAGCGACGCTCGTCAAGCTCTGCGATCGGATTGACAATCTTCTCGATTCAGCCGACCGGAACGGCGGTTTCACGAAGCGCTACCTTGTCTCGACTGACGAGGTGATCAATACCCTTTCCGTGCGGGCTTCTCTCTACGGGTACGATACCGCTCTGGATATTCTCATGCAGATCCGGAACTCGAATCTGAAGAAACTCTGA
- a CDS encoding PepSY domain-containing protein: MKKRVNLIIGIVVILAIGGCIAYAAAFGTFAAKKTVDPTESVRQFIGDPDAVVVFEKSNKNVLGEPYDTYRVNGERFTVDSDTGSVIGASFFSVPMTKSTNLSLDRAEIVARKFAERHYINFNSRIMEPTESKVLDHGDAGIEYAFTWSEQDNNINTGNTVHVSVNTEGTVLSYYARDKTAPKIEQTARIGKDQAIETATRYVIERSKIGNITSTETSAHLMVMPDDHNRVVWTVDLQLQFMDSGIGILDHRGGEIYVDAMTGDVVKYNPCM; the protein is encoded by the coding sequence ATGAAAAAACGAGTCAATCTTATCATTGGAATAGTTGTGATACTTGCAATTGGAGGTTGTATTGCATATGCTGCAGCGTTTGGAACATTTGCAGCAAAAAAAACAGTTGATCCAACAGAGTCCGTCCGCCAGTTCATCGGGGATCCGGATGCCGTCGTAGTATTTGAAAAAAGTAACAAGAACGTTCTCGGAGAACCATACGATACATACCGGGTCAACGGGGAGCGATTTACCGTTGACTCTGACACAGGATCAGTAATTGGTGCCAGTTTTTTCTCTGTTCCGATGACGAAAAGTACCAACCTGAGTCTGGACCGGGCGGAGATTGTTGCAAGAAAATTTGCTGAACGCCATTATATAAACTTCAATTCCCGGATAATGGAGCCAACAGAATCAAAAGTGCTAGACCATGGAGATGCAGGTATTGAGTACGCATTCACATGGAGTGAACAAGACAACAACATCAACACTGGCAACACGGTCCACGTATCCGTTAATACGGAAGGTACAGTCCTATCCTACTATGCCCGGGACAAGACCGCCCCAAAGATCGAACAAACGGCAAGGATTGGAAAAGATCAGGCAATAGAGACCGCTACCAGATACGTGATCGAACGATCAAAGATCGGTAATATAACCAGTACTGAAACATCTGCGCATCTGATGGTGATGCCGGATGACCACAACCGGGTAGTCTGGACAGTTGATTTGCAGTTACAGTTCATGGATTCCGGTATCGGAATTTTAGATCATCGCGGCGGAGAGATCTATGTCGACGCAATGACCGGAGATGTGGTGAAATATAATCCCTGCATGTGA
- a CDS encoding 2-isopropylmalate synthase, whose amino-acid sequence MLRGIVFFTDSCAREEVTVFDTTLRDGEQTPGIAFTFEQKIEIARQLSAIGVHAIEAGFPASSKAEKETVSAIKKLGLDSVICGLARSVKADVDTCLDCNVDMVHVFIPTSDIQRENTINKSRKEVLEITADIIGYIRKRSDLCMFSAMDATRTDWDYLIEVFRTAADAGATIINVPDTVGVISPSAMKTLIARINREVKCPIDVHCHNDFGLAVANTIAAVEAGASQVQVTVNGLGERAGNADLAQTVMIMESMYRIKTGITKERLVETSRLISRFSGLGIPPTQPVVGENVFSHESGIHSHGVLQNSATFEPGIMTPEMVGHRRRLTLGKHVGRHAVQQMLKDVHINPEGTQLDAIVEKVKAVANKGKRVTDADLYEIAESVMGIELNHKALDLQDIAIMTGNHAIPTASVRAIVNGKEHVFSAVGNGPVDAALKAILGITPAKLQLKEFSIEAISGGSDAMCHVTIAVENEYGKIFDASGSGDDIVLSSVEALVNAINLVNRA is encoded by the coding sequence ATGTTGCGGGGGATCGTCTTCTTCACCGATAGCTGTGCTCGTGAAGAAGTAACTGTTTTTGACACGACATTACGTGACGGAGAACAGACCCCTGGTATTGCATTTACATTTGAACAGAAGATTGAAATTGCCCGCCAGCTCTCCGCAATCGGCGTACACGCCATAGAGGCAGGTTTCCCTGCATCTTCAAAAGCCGAGAAAGAGACGGTAAGCGCTATCAAAAAACTCGGCCTTGACTCTGTGATCTGCGGCCTCGCCCGCTCCGTGAAAGCCGATGTGGACACCTGCCTTGACTGCAATGTCGACATGGTACACGTCTTCATCCCGACATCGGATATCCAGCGGGAGAACACGATCAACAAGTCGAGAAAGGAGGTGCTCGAGATAACAGCCGACATCATCGGCTATATCCGGAAGCGCTCCGATCTCTGCATGTTCTCCGCAATGGATGCAACGCGGACGGACTGGGATTACTTAATCGAAGTATTCCGGACCGCTGCCGATGCCGGGGCAACGATCATCAACGTGCCGGACACGGTGGGAGTCATCTCGCCGTCCGCGATGAAGACGCTCATTGCCCGTATCAACCGGGAAGTGAAGTGCCCCATCGATGTCCACTGCCACAATGACTTCGGCCTCGCGGTTGCAAACACGATAGCCGCGGTCGAAGCCGGAGCCTCGCAGGTACAGGTGACCGTCAATGGTCTCGGGGAGCGGGCCGGCAATGCCGACCTTGCCCAGACCGTGATGATCATGGAGTCGATGTACCGGATAAAGACCGGGATCACCAAAGAACGGCTGGTCGAGACCTCCCGCCTGATCTCCCGGTTCTCCGGCCTCGGCATCCCGCCCACCCAGCCGGTGGTTGGCGAGAATGTCTTCTCGCACGAGAGCGGCATCCATTCGCATGGCGTGCTCCAGAACTCTGCCACGTTCGAGCCGGGCATCATGACCCCCGAGATGGTCGGGCACCGGCGCAGGCTCACCCTGGGAAAACACGTGGGGAGGCACGCGGTGCAGCAGATGCTTAAGGATGTCCACATCAACCCAGAAGGCACCCAGCTGGATGCGATTGTCGAGAAAGTGAAGGCCGTTGCAAACAAGGGCAAGAGGGTCACCGACGCGGACCTGTACGAGATTGCCGAGTCCGTTATGGGCATCGAGCTCAATCACAAGGCGCTCGATCTCCAGGACATTGCCATCATGACCGGCAACCACGCGATCCCGACGGCCAGCGTCCGGGCGATCGTGAACGGGAAGGAGCATGTCTTCTCAGCCGTCGGGAACGGTCCTGTCGATGCAGCGTTGAAAGCGATCCTTGGCATTACTCCTGCAAAACTCCAGCTCAAGGAGTTTTCCATCGAGGCTATCTCGGGCGGATCGGATGCCATGTGCCATGTGACGATCGCAGTTGAGAACGAGTACGGGAAGATCTTCGATGCGAGCGGGAGCGGCGATGATATCGTCCTCTCCTCGGTCGAGGCGCTCGTCAATGCCATCAACCTGGTCAACCGGGCATAA
- a CDS encoding cache domain-containing protein codes for MGRYFVIIIILVLAASAFSAGCTGTGDKSMTPGTVTPAPAATIIPGSKTTPDDLTVMVKNAREYARMNGKERAIAEFNDPNGSFVKNGIYIFAEDYNGTALAEPFEHELVGTNIRNMTDRYGVFLVKNLEETAGYGIGYVSYDYPSPEDNRQMKAKLSVAADVDGTYYVGAGAYTGSGMIYPSTGIGPKTRAYTTSDLTQFVKDAVLYAKENGKEKALLAFNDPKGKFADGELTLIAVDYNGTVLANSITPETANNHINLINYHDPDGVTTIREMRDLSKQGGGFSYTVAAVTKDNRTYYAPKLDYAEPVDSTYWVFSGIIVPEYEQLRQGNLTGIGVRNHTRTELYDLVDRAVAYARTNGKEKAIAEINNPQGQFVSGDLFVWAEDFNGTILADPYFRQGIGKNWMNYSDPYGAKPTIVNINAIKSGTGFTRAMFPDTEAGGTESIPKLMYGKAVDDTWWIAGGIYGVQVL; via the coding sequence ATGGGACGATATTTTGTCATCATCATCATCCTCGTTCTTGCAGCATCCGCGTTTTCGGCCGGCTGCACCGGAACCGGAGATAAAAGCATGACACCCGGCACCGTGACACCGGCCCCCGCGGCAACAATAATCCCGGGAAGCAAAACAACTCCCGACGATCTCACGGTCATGGTAAAGAACGCCCGGGAGTATGCCAGGATGAACGGCAAAGAGAGAGCCATTGCAGAGTTCAACGACCCGAACGGTTCGTTCGTTAAAAACGGGATCTATATCTTTGCCGAAGACTACAATGGCACTGCGCTCGCCGAACCCTTCGAGCACGAGCTGGTCGGGACCAATATCCGGAACATGACCGACCGGTACGGCGTTTTCCTGGTAAAGAACCTTGAAGAGACGGCCGGTTACGGGATCGGGTACGTCAGCTATGATTACCCGAGCCCCGAAGACAACCGGCAGATGAAAGCCAAGCTCTCGGTTGCTGCCGATGTGGACGGCACGTACTATGTTGGTGCAGGGGCCTATACCGGATCCGGCATGATCTACCCGTCAACCGGCATCGGCCCGAAAACCCGGGCCTACACAACGTCAGATCTGACGCAGTTCGTAAAAGATGCAGTTCTCTATGCAAAAGAGAACGGCAAAGAGAAAGCCCTTCTTGCATTCAATGATCCCAAAGGGAAGTTTGCAGACGGGGAACTGACGCTCATTGCTGTTGATTACAATGGTACGGTGCTTGCAAATTCCATAACGCCCGAGACCGCGAACAACCATATCAACCTGATCAACTACCATGACCCCGATGGCGTAACCACGATCCGGGAGATGCGGGACCTCTCAAAGCAGGGCGGGGGGTTCTCCTATACCGTTGCGGCAGTGACAAAAGATAACCGGACGTACTATGCCCCCAAGCTCGATTATGCCGAACCCGTTGATTCAACGTACTGGGTCTTCTCGGGTATCATTGTGCCCGAATACGAACAGCTCCGGCAGGGCAACCTGACGGGAATCGGGGTCCGGAACCATACCCGCACGGAATTGTACGACCTTGTCGACCGGGCTGTTGCCTATGCCAGAACAAACGGGAAGGAGAAGGCCATTGCCGAGATCAACAACCCACAAGGGCAGTTTGTCTCAGGAGATCTCTTTGTCTGGGCCGAGGATTTCAACGGCACGATCCTTGCCGACCCGTACTTCAGGCAGGGCATTGGGAAGAACTGGATGAACTACTCCGATCCCTATGGTGCAAAACCCACGATTGTCAATATCAATGCGATAAAGAGCGGAACAGGTTTTACCCGGGCCATGTTCCCGGACACGGAGGCCGGGGGGACAGAATCGATCCCGAAACTGATGTACGGAAAGGCCGTTGACGATACCTGGTGGATTGCAGGCGGGATCTACGGGGTCCAGGTACTATAA
- a CDS encoding YIP1 family protein: MPDAIITQIRGILVSPVETFRNSRDKTAESVFSYFLVLLVIDALLTSIITALGVGAMAVLLRYIPAYSSLLPVLVFAIVLVGGMAWALLISAWIHLWVYLAGGRKGIFMTIKAVLYGMTPALLFGWIPVIGFFFTLWTLVLEILGIRELQELGTGKTILVMIIAIVIPMILVALAAAWFFLSSVATITPVTAPMGP; encoded by the coding sequence ATGCCGGATGCAATCATCACCCAGATCAGAGGAATCCTGGTATCCCCGGTTGAAACCTTCCGGAACTCGCGGGATAAAACAGCGGAATCGGTCTTCTCCTACTTTCTGGTCCTCCTTGTCATCGACGCTCTCCTGACTTCGATAATAACCGCTCTCGGGGTCGGGGCAATGGCCGTGCTCCTCCGGTATATTCCTGCATACAGCAGTCTTCTCCCGGTGCTTGTCTTTGCCATTGTCCTTGTCGGGGGTATGGCCTGGGCACTCCTGATCAGTGCATGGATCCATCTCTGGGTGTATCTTGCGGGAGGCCGCAAGGGGATCTTCATGACCATAAAAGCGGTCCTCTACGGCATGACGCCGGCCCTGCTCTTTGGCTGGATACCGGTCATCGGGTTCTTCTTCACCCTCTGGACGCTGGTTCTTGAGATCCTCGGTATCCGCGAGCTCCAGGAACTGGGTACGGGTAAAACAATCCTTGTCATGATCATTGCGATTGTTATTCCCATGATCCTGGTGGCCCTTGCGGCAGCCTGGTTCTTCCTCTCCTCCGTTGCCACGATAACGCCGGTTACCGCCCCCATGGGGCCGTAA
- a CDS encoding zinc-ribbon domain-containing protein encodes MGDPDFRSNEKVLLRSDGVNVKSVPFEATLTDRRIVLVDRARNVLPQKDIHLSAIRQIATGENAIRDPTLTVYVAANNNETRQMVLTFSRDSGGNRAKERDEWKKFLEYYIPRAPPAPVPPAPEPAASYRNDAAIPPQKRFTDTVPARMPARETPPTAPAAPESFFCNRCGNRVSKDSAFCNKCGSPIVPPAPSPYVAPAPAGAYTPAPLPRTPAHGARVPEEAPPAVDAIRISDTPVRPPVRMADTRNQGIPAPRRPAEPEPSKKPKKQGFIPSLFSSKSRSASKRNDSLAPAEPAPEKPRRRGGSGTAKKVILSAVVLVIIIAVIAAGAVFVYPMISSGGLLTLPSGESSSGGSSSSGSVTPTTTPQGQTTPSVQTSWTPIAVETTAAVIPSAGVQVHISYLGGFKGSYGLPSALQSIQASGDRVYLVENATGTVQAVIEKRDSSTKHDLLVEIYKDGKLLTKGSTNAAYGKVTLEVDTKTGVAKTPITSASVGTVATTAAAAAQKTTAPAANTTAKAS; translated from the coding sequence ATGGGCGACCCAGATTTCCGCAGTAATGAAAAAGTCCTTCTCCGTTCCGACGGGGTCAATGTCAAATCGGTTCCGTTCGAAGCTACCCTGACCGACCGGCGCATCGTGCTTGTCGACCGGGCGAGAAACGTACTCCCTCAGAAGGATATCCACCTGTCTGCCATCCGGCAGATAGCAACCGGAGAGAATGCGATCCGCGACCCGACGCTTACGGTATATGTTGCAGCGAACAATAACGAGACCCGGCAGATGGTCCTCACGTTCTCCCGCGATTCCGGGGGAAACCGCGCAAAGGAGCGCGATGAATGGAAAAAATTCCTTGAATATTATATCCCCCGTGCGCCCCCCGCACCTGTACCCCCGGCCCCGGAACCGGCTGCCTCATACCGGAACGATGCAGCAATCCCTCCCCAGAAACGGTTTACCGATACCGTCCCCGCCCGGATGCCTGCCCGGGAAACACCTCCGACCGCACCGGCGGCCCCGGAGAGTTTTTTCTGCAACCGGTGCGGCAACCGGGTGAGCAAGGATTCTGCATTCTGCAACAAATGCGGTTCCCCGATAGTTCCTCCGGCTCCGTCTCCCTACGTGGCCCCGGCACCGGCAGGTGCCTATACGCCGGCTCCCCTGCCCCGTACACCTGCTCACGGGGCCCGGGTGCCGGAAGAAGCACCACCTGCCGTGGATGCGATCCGTATCTCAGACACCCCCGTCCGTCCTCCCGTGCGCATGGCTGATACCCGGAACCAGGGCATTCCCGCTCCCCGGAGACCTGCGGAACCCGAACCTTCAAAGAAACCAAAAAAACAGGGATTCATCCCATCTCTGTTCTCGTCGAAATCGCGTTCAGCCTCAAAGAGAAACGACTCCCTTGCCCCTGCCGAACCGGCGCCTGAGAAACCCCGTCGGCGCGGCGGTTCCGGGACTGCAAAAAAAGTGATCCTTTCAGCCGTGGTCCTGGTCATCATCATTGCCGTGATCGCGGCAGGTGCCGTGTTTGTCTACCCTATGATCTCAAGCGGCGGACTGTTAACGCTCCCCTCCGGAGAATCGTCCTCCGGCGGAAGTTCATCATCGGGATCGGTCACTCCCACAACAACCCCGCAGGGCCAGACAACCCCGTCCGTCCAGACTTCCTGGACGCCCATTGCCGTTGAAACCACTGCAGCCGTGATCCCCTCTGCCGGTGTGCAGGTTCATATCAGCTATCTTGGCGGTTTCAAAGGCTCCTATGGCCTGCCGTCCGCCCTGCAATCGATCCAGGCTTCCGGCGACCGGGTCTACCTGGTCGAGAATGCCACCGGAACGGTCCAGGCAGTTATCGAGAAGAGGGACAGTTCGACCAAGCACGATCTCCTTGTCGAGATCTACAAGGATGGAAAACTGCTCACGAAAGGGTCCACGAATGCTGCCTATGGCAAAGTGACCCTGGAAGTGGATACGAAGACCGGTGTAGCAAAGACCCCGATCACCAGTGCATCCGTTGGAACGGTTGCGACAACAGCGGCAGCAGCTGCCCAGAAAACAACCGCTCCCGCAGCGAACACCACCGCCAAGGCATCCTGA
- a CDS encoding PH domain-containing protein yields MRQNPEFPLNTPFRPAAALKTTLTVYILLFILLMLCFTLFPLLLAGEWAPNLVLLCVILLVIIIAVCLAWVHLYYKSMWYELREDEMSWKRGVWFRTTGIVPYNRITNLDIRQGPLMRLLGIHTIAIQTAGYSGQTTSEIKIEGVEKAEELREFIRSLVRHTAGTGDGTGTVDRVNITTDEKILSELTRIRILLEEQKK; encoded by the coding sequence ATGAGACAAAACCCGGAATTTCCGCTGAACACCCCGTTCAGGCCCGCAGCAGCGCTGAAGACAACCCTGACGGTATACATTCTCCTGTTTATCCTCCTGATGCTCTGCTTTACGTTGTTTCCCCTCCTGCTTGCCGGTGAATGGGCACCCAATCTGGTCCTGCTCTGCGTCATCCTGCTTGTCATCATCATTGCAGTCTGCCTGGCCTGGGTGCATCTCTACTACAAGAGCATGTGGTACGAGTTGCGGGAGGACGAGATGAGCTGGAAGCGCGGCGTCTGGTTCAGGACAACGGGGATTGTACCCTACAACCGGATCACCAACCTGGACATCCGGCAGGGACCCCTGATGCGCCTGCTCGGCATTCATACCATCGCTATCCAGACCGCAGGATATTCCGGCCAGACCACATCGGAGATCAAGATCGAGGGTGTTGAAAAAGCCGAAGAGCTCCGCGAGTTCATCCGCTCCCTTGTCCGGCATACAGCAGGCACGGGTGATGGTACCGGTACGGTAGATCGCGTGAACATCACAACCGATGAAAAAATTCTTTCTGAACTGACCCGGATCCGGATCCTGCTCGAAGAGCAGAAAAAATAA
- a CDS encoding DUF4349 domain-containing protein has translation MKYKVIALLALVMIALLATGCMGVPAASTSNSASVKGIVVTSENYGKVSQDTHLGYTGSSIAPMAVPTAARSGSGSDSAATDTKIIKTAYLSLEVKDVTGTIESLKAIAAQKGGYITSTNVQKNYKDSLSGNVVLRVPQAEFENTLIGVKALGTVKSASTQGEDVTEEYVDLQAQKTSYENQLAQYNAIMKQSTKVEDIIKVQEQIDRVQTELNRLEGKLKYLNSRIDMSTITVNLQEPEPVGGDSGHNFIATLNEGIAGFFGMIDAIIVFLFTIIPLIIIGGIGYGIYRYYKGKKPGQNTAEIKEK, from the coding sequence ATGAAATACAAGGTCATCGCACTCCTGGCACTGGTGATGATTGCACTCCTGGCCACGGGCTGCATGGGAGTCCCTGCCGCTTCCACCAGCAACAGTGCATCCGTTAAGGGGATTGTAGTTACAAGCGAGAATTACGGCAAAGTATCCCAGGACACGCACCTGGGATATACGGGATCAAGCATTGCACCCATGGCGGTTCCGACTGCTGCCAGAAGCGGGAGCGGGTCGGATTCCGCAGCAACCGACACCAAGATCATCAAGACCGCGTATCTCTCGCTGGAAGTAAAAGACGTGACGGGCACGATCGAAAGTCTGAAAGCTATTGCTGCACAGAAAGGCGGCTACATCACCTCAACAAATGTCCAGAAGAACTACAAAGACAGCTTAAGCGGCAATGTGGTCCTGCGCGTACCGCAGGCCGAGTTCGAGAACACCCTCATCGGGGTCAAAGCGCTCGGAACCGTCAAATCCGCATCCACGCAGGGCGAGGATGTGACCGAGGAGTATGTAGACCTCCAGGCCCAGAAGACCTCCTACGAGAACCAGCTCGCCCAGTACAATGCGATCATGAAGCAGAGTACCAAGGTGGAGGATATCATCAAGGTCCAGGAACAGATCGATCGCGTCCAGACAGAACTCAACCGGCTCGAAGGAAAACTGAAGTACCTCAACAGCAGGATCGATATGTCGACGATAACGGTGAACCTCCAGGAGCCGGAACCGGTGGGCGGCGACAGCGGCCATAACTTCATCGCCACACTCAACGAGGGCATTGCCGGATTCTTTGGCATGATCGACGCGATCATCGTCTTTCTCTTCACCATCATCCCGCTCATCATCATCGGCGGCATAGGGTACGGCATTTACCGCTATTACAAAGGAAAGAAACCGGGCCAGAACACAGCCGAGATAAAAGAGAAATAA
- a CDS encoding HEAT repeat domain-containing protein, whose translation MTEINIPEKPDKAEEMEKLGLEGLVQNLMDSTDPKVRQYAAYLLGKARNPRAIQPLVAALGDFDKSVREQATLALSAIGQAAIEPLSAAMKEPKWETRYRAAEALGRIADEKAVKPLIQGLKDNRDHVRYMAAKGLREVGDSDAIEPMIILLKDENRYVRMMAVRALGAIGGDKAGAALRAAQENEPDEKVREAIIEALQ comes from the coding sequence ATGACCGAGATCAATATTCCTGAAAAACCAGATAAAGCAGAAGAGATGGAGAAGCTGGGGCTTGAAGGGCTTGTCCAGAATCTCATGGACAGCACCGATCCCAAAGTACGGCAGTATGCTGCATACCTGCTCGGGAAAGCCAGAAACCCCCGGGCTATCCAGCCGCTTGTCGCGGCCCTTGGCGATTTTGACAAATCCGTCCGGGAACAGGCAACGCTCGCCCTTTCTGCCATTGGCCAGGCAGCTATCGAACCTCTTTCTGCTGCAATGAAAGAGCCCAAGTGGGAGACCCGTTACCGCGCTGCCGAGGCTCTTGGCAGGATTGCTGACGAGAAAGCGGTCAAGCCTCTCATCCAGGGACTCAAGGATAACCGCGACCATGTGCGGTACATGGCAGCAAAAGGCCTGCGCGAAGTAGGGGACTCCGATGCTATTGAACCGATGATCATCCTCCTAAAAGACGAGAACCGGTATGTCAGGATGATGGCAGTCCGGGCGCTCGGGGCGATTGGCGGGGACAAGGCAGGCGCAGCTCTCCGCGCTGCACAGGAAAACGAACCTGATGAAAAAGTCAGGGAAGCTATTATCGAAGCATTGCAATAA